Proteins encoded by one window of Flagellimonas lutaonensis:
- a CDS encoding DoxX family membrane protein — translation MKAIKILFIALRLFLGGFMIYGGIQKFQKPIPAPIEVVEKAEKFKDPAKQETLQKILYISGSKQTGYFWQLLGICELLFGLLLILQYPAFVGALLLLPITLNIFLFHLFLEADEVGELLQTGAIFGINIALVLKEHNRWKHLLWIKPL, via the coding sequence ATGAAGGCAATCAAAATTCTTTTTATAGCACTACGGCTGTTTTTGGGCGGATTCATGATCTATGGGGGCATCCAAAAATTTCAAAAACCCATTCCCGCCCCTATTGAAGTGGTCGAAAAGGCCGAGAAGTTCAAAGACCCCGCAAAACAAGAGACGCTGCAGAAAATACTATATATCAGTGGTAGCAAGCAGACCGGTTATTTCTGGCAATTGTTGGGCATTTGCGAGCTGTTGTTCGGACTGTTATTGATTCTGCAATACCCGGCCTTTGTAGGTGCATTGTTGCTACTGCCCATTACCCTGAACATCTTTCTCTTCCATCTTTTTTTGGAAGCGGACGAGGTGGGCGAACTGCTTCAGACCGGGGCAATTTTTGGCATAAATATTGCTTTAGTCTTAAAAGAACACAACAGATGGAAGCATTTGTTGTGGATTAAGCCTTTGTAG
- a CDS encoding glucosaminidase domain-containing protein yields MRAQVLYGVLGLLVLTGCGTKKRTVQKAEKEPRPRVVHNPNKNIEKTKVDESVLYPMPADPGRFVKFPIASTREYIETFAEIAQYEMRAFGIPASITLAQGILESGSGRGELTRKTNNHFGIKCHTGWQGEYDFHDDDERGECFRKYNHPMFSFRDHSIFLSSRSRYAFLFNYRRDDYKRWAHGLKKAGYATDRKYPQKLISLIEQYDLHKYDEEVVKGGLEVVRKPKEYEVFTHIVQKGDTLYGISKRYTISIDEIKRLNNLEGTTISVGQVLNIRRPKTK; encoded by the coding sequence ATGAGAGCACAAGTATTGTATGGCGTTTTAGGATTGTTGGTGCTGACCGGCTGTGGTACAAAAAAGCGCACGGTTCAGAAAGCCGAAAAAGAACCACGGCCCAGGGTGGTACATAACCCCAACAAGAACATTGAAAAGACCAAGGTCGATGAGTCGGTACTGTACCCCATGCCCGCCGATCCCGGTAGATTTGTAAAATTTCCGATTGCCTCCACACGAGAATACATTGAAACCTTTGCTGAGATTGCGCAATATGAGATGCGTGCCTTTGGCATACCTGCGAGCATTACCCTGGCGCAGGGCATTTTGGAAAGCGGTTCGGGCAGGGGGGAGCTTACCCGCAAGACCAACAACCATTTTGGTATCAAGTGCCATACTGGTTGGCAGGGTGAGTATGATTTTCACGATGATGATGAGCGCGGTGAGTGTTTTCGAAAATATAACCATCCAATGTTCTCGTTTCGCGATCACAGTATTTTTCTTTCTTCCCGCTCGCGCTATGCCTTTCTCTTCAATTACCGAAGGGATGATTACAAAAGATGGGCACACGGACTCAAAAAGGCCGGTTACGCTACCGATAGAAAGTATCCACAAAAACTTATTTCTTTGATCGAACAGTACGATTTGCACAAATATGATGAGGAAGTTGTAAAGGGCGGATTGGAAGTTGTGCGCAAACCAAAGGAGTATGAGGTATTTACCCATATTGTTCAAAAAGGCGATACCCTCTACGGAATCTCCAAGCGCTATACCATTTCGATTGATGAGATCAAGCGCCTTAACAATTTAGAGGGCACTACCATTTCTGTGGGCCAAGTGCTCAATATTCGAAGACCGAAGACGAAATAA
- a CDS encoding aromatic amino acid hydroxylase produces the protein MKEQAYESNPILDKLPKHLRQYIKPQNYDEYSPIDQAVWRYVMRKNVDYLSKVAHESYVEGLKKTGISIDHIPNMYGMNRILKEIGWAAVAVDGFIPPAAFMEFQAYNVLVIASDIRQLENIEYTPAPDIIHEGAGHAPIIANPEYAEYLRRFGEIGSKAISSAKDHELYEAVRHLSIIKEADGTPHKEIEEAERHIEELQQNMGEPSEMALIRNLHWWTVEYGLIGSINNPKIYGAGLLSSIGESSWCMTDKVKKIPYSLEAAHTEFDITKPQPQLFVTPDFAFLSQVLEDFADTMALRRGGLDGIQKLIDSKELGTIELSTGLQISGNFEKVIAHNGKPVYVQTTGPTALAYREKELIGHGIEKHTDGFGTPIGKLKGINLAIEDMGPRDLKAYNIYEGETITLEFEGDIKISGKIITGTRNLQGKILLITFENCKVTHGGKVIFESNTGTYSMAVGQEVISAFHGPADVGSFNLVTHELSETTIKKPKTKERLRLETLYQRIREWREGVDTTISRRKVFQELKEKHPNDWLLSVELYELACKDGNKELARNIIQHLETVKQHNPKVGHLIDDGIALVDNEFVKA, from the coding sequence ATGAAAGAGCAGGCATACGAAAGCAATCCGATACTTGACAAACTGCCCAAACACCTACGGCAGTACATCAAACCACAAAACTACGATGAATACTCGCCCATAGACCAGGCCGTATGGCGGTACGTGATGCGCAAGAACGTCGATTACCTAAGCAAAGTGGCGCATGAGTCATATGTTGAGGGCTTGAAAAAGACGGGCATATCGATTGACCATATACCCAATATGTATGGCATGAACCGCATTTTAAAGGAAATCGGTTGGGCGGCCGTAGCGGTAGATGGGTTTATTCCCCCGGCAGCCTTTATGGAGTTTCAGGCCTACAATGTGCTCGTTATTGCCTCTGACATCCGGCAATTGGAAAATATTGAATACACCCCAGCCCCAGACATCATCCATGAGGGGGCAGGCCATGCACCCATTATCGCCAACCCCGAATATGCCGAATACCTACGGCGCTTTGGCGAAATCGGCTCAAAGGCCATTTCGAGTGCCAAAGATCATGAACTGTACGAAGCAGTGCGCCATTTGAGCATTATCAAAGAGGCCGATGGCACTCCACATAAAGAAATTGAGGAAGCCGAAAGGCACATTGAAGAACTGCAACAGAACATGGGTGAACCCAGCGAAATGGCCCTTATTCGAAACCTGCATTGGTGGACGGTGGAATACGGACTAATTGGGTCTATCAACAACCCAAAAATTTACGGAGCAGGTTTATTGTCCTCTATCGGCGAGAGCAGTTGGTGCATGACCGATAAAGTGAAGAAAATACCATACTCACTTGAAGCGGCCCATACCGAGTTCGACATTACCAAACCGCAGCCGCAGCTTTTCGTAACGCCCGATTTTGCGTTCTTGAGCCAAGTATTGGAAGATTTTGCCGACACCATGGCCCTACGCCGTGGCGGACTCGATGGCATACAAAAATTAATTGACTCCAAAGAGTTGGGCACCATTGAACTAAGTACCGGCCTACAGATTTCAGGCAACTTTGAAAAGGTAATCGCCCACAATGGCAAACCCGTTTATGTGCAAACCACCGGGCCAACCGCACTGGCCTATCGCGAAAAAGAACTCATCGGCCACGGCATCGAGAAACACACCGACGGATTTGGCACCCCGATCGGCAAACTTAAGGGCATCAATTTGGCCATTGAAGATATGGGGCCGCGTGACCTGAAGGCTTACAATATCTACGAAGGCGAGACTATTACGCTCGAGTTCGAGGGCGATATCAAAATTTCCGGTAAAATCATTACCGGCACCCGAAACCTGCAGGGCAAGATACTGCTCATCACCTTTGAGAATTGCAAAGTGACCCACGGCGGCAAGGTCATTTTCGAATCAAATACCGGCACCTATAGCATGGCCGTTGGCCAAGAGGTGATCTCGGCCTTTCATGGCCCTGCCGATGTGGGCAGTTTTAATCTGGTGACCCACGAACTTTCAGAAACGACCATCAAAAAACCGAAAACGAAAGAGCGCCTACGTTTAGAGACCCTGTACCAACGTATTCGCGAATGGCGCGAAGGGGTAGACACCACCATTTCTCGGCGCAAGGTATTCCAAGAACTAAAAGAAAAGCATCCGAACGACTGGTTGTTGTCCGTTGAGCTTTATGAGTTGGCATGCAAGGATGGCAATAAAGAGCTTGCCAGAAATATTATCCAGCATCTAGAAACGGTGAAGCAACATAACCCCAAAGTGGGCCACTTGATCGATGATGGCATTGCCTTGGTTGACAATGAATTTGTCAAGGCATGA
- a CDS encoding TonB-dependent receptor plug domain-containing protein: MAQKRTSPEKDSILTENLDEVIVTATRTVRQLSSLPLPVTLIAQEQLQQTGVTRLNEILNEQTGIVMTPDATIGGGEGVQIQGIASDYILVLIDGVPVVGRSSGNLDLSRFAIGNIKQIEVVKGPSSSLFGSEALGGVINIITEKPKNRKINGQVAHRAATFNNQNTTINVKQRKEKVGYSLFIDRLSTDGYNLAPGNGTQTVNPFFNYTFNGRVFYDASDKLRFFLSGRYFLQDFDIPSGTSEERDANAHLRVDHRFSEKSRLEYELYYTRYSTNEQTFDPVNNDILLDNDFDQRLFRPEVRYNHSLNSGTLTVGAGYNFETLDRSLFADQVSFDSQYVFAQYDFKPSEKLNLIIGARFDNHSEYNSQLSPKLSARYDLNSNWALKGSVGSGFKAPDFRQLYLDFTNAAGGGYSIFGKEVEAQGIQRLQENDEIANLVVDPSELGERLDAERSIGYNLGVAYKKGKLRADLNLFRNDFENLIDIRILASKTNGQNVFGYINREAVYTQGLELDVQYKALENLNLSAGYQLLYAYDKAKETAVENGEVFARDPNTLQTVRLTKEDYFGLENRSRHTLNLKAFYEVPKWGANANLRVVYRSRFGLTDRNGNDLLDEFDDAFIKGYALVNLSFGKRFYKNYQVQVGANNLLDFKGNNPLAAQDNKVLVNPGIQLFTRLSIQF, from the coding sequence ATGGCACAGAAAAGAACCTCCCCAGAAAAAGACTCCATTCTTACCGAAAACCTGGATGAGGTGATCGTCACGGCTACCCGAACGGTGCGCCAACTGTCATCGTTGCCCCTGCCCGTAACCCTGATCGCACAAGAGCAATTGCAGCAGACGGGGGTAACACGCCTCAACGAAATCTTGAACGAACAGACGGGGATCGTCATGACCCCCGATGCCACTATCGGTGGTGGCGAAGGTGTGCAGATTCAAGGCATCGCCTCCGATTATATACTGGTGTTGATCGATGGGGTGCCAGTAGTGGGTAGAAGCAGTGGTAATTTAGACCTTAGTCGGTTTGCCATCGGCAATATCAAACAAATAGAGGTGGTCAAAGGGCCTTCTTCAAGCCTTTTTGGCTCCGAGGCCCTGGGCGGTGTAATCAACATCATTACCGAAAAACCAAAAAACAGAAAAATAAACGGGCAGGTAGCGCACCGGGCGGCCACTTTTAACAACCAGAATACGACCATAAACGTGAAACAGCGGAAAGAAAAGGTGGGCTACTCGCTCTTTATAGACCGTTTGAGCACTGATGGCTACAACCTTGCCCCCGGCAACGGAACACAGACCGTAAACCCATTTTTCAATTACACATTCAATGGCAGGGTGTTTTATGACGCTTCTGACAAGCTCCGTTTTTTTCTCTCCGGCCGTTACTTTCTTCAAGATTTTGACATACCCTCTGGCACCAGTGAAGAACGCGATGCAAATGCCCACTTACGGGTTGACCATCGTTTCTCTGAAAAATCCCGGTTGGAATATGAATTGTACTACACCCGGTATAGCACCAACGAGCAGACCTTTGACCCCGTCAATAACGATATCTTATTGGACAATGACTTTGACCAAAGACTGTTTCGGCCAGAGGTACGCTACAACCATTCGTTGAACAGTGGTACCCTTACCGTGGGTGCCGGTTACAATTTTGAAACCCTTGACCGTTCGTTGTTTGCCGACCAGGTCAGTTTTGATTCCCAATATGTTTTTGCACAGTACGATTTTAAACCGTCTGAAAAGCTGAACCTCATTATAGGCGCCCGTTTTGACAACCATAGCGAGTACAATTCACAGCTTAGCCCAAAACTCTCGGCGCGGTACGACCTGAATTCAAATTGGGCATTGAAGGGTTCGGTGGGAAGCGGGTTCAAGGCACCCGATTTTCGTCAGCTGTATTTAGATTTCACCAATGCGGCCGGTGGTGGTTATTCCATTTTTGGTAAGGAGGTGGAGGCCCAGGGTATTCAACGTTTGCAAGAAAACGATGAGATTGCCAACTTAGTAGTGGACCCATCTGAATTGGGAGAGCGGTTGGATGCCGAGCGTTCCATAGGCTACAATTTGGGGGTGGCCTACAAAAAAGGGAAGCTTCGGGCCGATCTAAATCTGTTCAGGAACGATTTTGAGAACCTAATCGACATTCGCATACTCGCCTCAAAGACCAATGGCCAAAACGTATTCGGCTACATCAACCGTGAGGCGGTCTATACCCAAGGCCTAGAGCTTGACGTACAGTACAAGGCCTTGGAAAATCTAAATCTCTCCGCGGGTTATCAACTCTTGTACGCCTATGACAAAGCAAAAGAAACAGCGGTCGAGAACGGTGAGGTTTTTGCACGCGACCCCAACACCCTACAGACCGTTCGCTTGACCAAAGAGGATTATTTCGGTCTCGAAAACCGTTCGCGCCATACCCTAAACCTCAAGGCATTCTATGAAGTGCCCAAGTGGGGTGCCAATGCCAATCTTCGGGTGGTCTATCGCAGTCGTTTTGGGCTTACCGACCGCAATGGCAACGATTTATTGGACGAATTTGACGATGCCTTTATCAAGGGTTACGCCCTTGTAAACCTATCGTTCGGAAAAAGATTTTACAAAAACTACCAAGTGCAAGTGGGGGCCAACAATCTGTTGGACTTCAAGGGCAACAATCCCTTGGCGGCGCAAGACAACAAAGTGTTGGTCAACCCCGGCATACAACTGTTCACACGACTTTCTATTCAATTTTAA
- a CDS encoding HmuY family protein, translating into MKTLMRLSQILVLLLVFVGCSEDDDDMPPLNAVESKTASNIHAPQNGSQGEPASGPFTKFSFETGTVTESETEWDIAFRGTTIAVNGGEPTGTADEPARNGNAGVAIVNGTFADVSTAEGLSFSQDADGAFAIPLGSDQGWYNYNFMTNVVSPIPGKILVFRTHDDKYAKVEILSYYKDAPTEITPEIAANDLRYYTFRYVYNPNEGETTLTIE; encoded by the coding sequence ATGAAAACCCTTATGAGATTATCACAGATTTTAGTATTGCTACTGGTATTTGTCGGATGTAGTGAAGACGATGACGACATGCCTCCCCTAAATGCCGTTGAGAGCAAAACGGCCAGTAACATTCACGCCCCCCAGAACGGAAGCCAAGGCGAGCCCGCAAGTGGGCCGTTCACCAAGTTCAGTTTTGAAACGGGCACGGTTACCGAAAGCGAAACCGAGTGGGACATTGCCTTTCGGGGCACCACCATTGCCGTAAATGGCGGCGAACCTACGGGTACGGCTGATGAACCAGCGCGAAACGGCAACGCCGGTGTTGCCATCGTAAACGGCACTTTTGCAGATGTGTCCACAGCAGAAGGGCTTTCTTTTTCGCAAGATGCCGATGGCGCTTTTGCCATTCCACTGGGTAGCGACCAAGGGTGGTACAATTACAACTTTATGACCAATGTTGTGAGTCCCATCCCCGGTAAAATCTTAGTCTTTAGAACCCATGACGATAAGTACGCCAAGGTAGAAATACTCAGCTATTACAAGGATGCCCCTACTGAGATAACCCCAGAAATAGCAGCGAACGACCTAAGGTACTATACGTTTCGCTACGTGTACAATCCGAATGAGGGAGAAACCACATTAACAATCGAATGA
- the hemL gene encoding glutamate-1-semialdehyde 2,1-aminomutase has protein sequence MRYQRSSALFAEAKKYIPGGVNSPVRAFKAVGGEPIFIKEAKGAYLYDEDGNKYIDYIASWGPLLFGHAHEPVLRAVIEKAKKGTSFGIPTEIETELAKLAVDMVPNVDKIRFVNSGTEACMSAVRLARGYTGKEKIIKFAGCYHGHSDAFLIQAGSGAVTFGSPNSPGVTQGTAKDTLLAHYNDLDSVKELVKANQGEIAAIILEPVAGNMGCIIPTDVFIHGLRELCTQEGILLLFDEVMTGFRLAKGGAQEALGIDADIMMFGKVIGGGLPVGAFAARSEIMAHLAPEGPVYQAGTLSGNPLAMAAGLAMLTAIDQNPEVFERLAKKTEYLHKGIAQVLTEKGIAHHINRFGSMISVHFTDEPVVDFASSAKGNNDMFKKYFHGMLDQGVYLPPSAFESYFLNDALSYGDLDKTIETVNNIF, from the coding sequence ATGCGATATCAACGAAGCAGTGCGCTGTTTGCAGAGGCAAAAAAATACATTCCCGGTGGGGTGAATTCACCCGTTCGGGCGTTCAAGGCCGTAGGTGGCGAACCCATTTTTATCAAAGAGGCCAAAGGTGCCTACCTCTATGATGAAGATGGTAACAAATACATCGACTATATCGCCTCTTGGGGCCCTTTGTTGTTTGGCCATGCCCACGAACCTGTTCTCAGGGCGGTCATCGAAAAGGCAAAAAAGGGCACTTCTTTCGGCATTCCTACCGAGATTGAGACCGAGCTTGCCAAATTGGCGGTTGATATGGTGCCGAACGTAGACAAGATACGTTTCGTGAACTCGGGTACCGAGGCCTGCATGAGCGCCGTTCGGTTGGCACGGGGGTACACCGGCAAAGAAAAGATCATCAAGTTTGCGGGTTGTTACCACGGCCATTCCGATGCCTTTTTGATACAGGCGGGCAGTGGAGCGGTCACTTTTGGCAGTCCCAACAGTCCCGGGGTTACCCAGGGCACTGCCAAAGACACCCTATTGGCCCATTACAACGATTTGGATAGCGTAAAAGAGCTTGTCAAAGCCAACCAGGGCGAGATTGCCGCCATTATTTTGGAGCCCGTAGCAGGCAATATGGGGTGTATTATTCCAACCGATGTATTTATACATGGCTTGCGTGAGCTCTGCACCCAAGAAGGTATACTATTGCTCTTTGATGAGGTGATGACCGGATTTCGATTGGCCAAGGGAGGTGCCCAAGAGGCGCTGGGCATCGATGCCGATATTATGATGTTTGGAAAGGTCATCGGGGGTGGATTGCCCGTCGGGGCTTTTGCCGCGCGATCAGAGATAATGGCGCATTTGGCACCCGAAGGGCCCGTTTACCAAGCAGGCACGTTGAGTGGTAACCCCTTGGCGATGGCCGCTGGGTTGGCCATGCTCACAGCGATTGACCAAAACCCCGAAGTTTTTGAACGGTTGGCAAAGAAAACGGAATACCTGCACAAGGGTATTGCCCAAGTATTGACCGAAAAGGGAATCGCCCACCATATCAACCGCTTTGGTAGTATGATTTCGGTGCATTTTACCGACGAACCCGTAGTCGATTTTGCCTCTTCTGCGAAGGGCAATAACGATATGTTCAAAAAATACTTTCATGGTATGCTCGATCAAGGGGTGTATTTGCCCCCCTCGGCCTTTGAAAGTTACTTTTTAAACGATGCCCTTAGCTACGGGGATCTGGACAAGACCATTGAGACTGTGAATAATATCTTTTAG
- a CDS encoding DUF5522 domain-containing protein: MAKKILPLEEGDYYLSEEGYKVFTEQYLLKRGYCCESGCRHCPYGFDKKTGLHR; the protein is encoded by the coding sequence TTGGCAAAAAAGATACTACCGCTTGAAGAAGGCGACTATTACCTTTCAGAAGAGGGCTACAAAGTCTTTACCGAACAGTACCTTTTGAAACGTGGTTATTGTTGTGAGAGTGGGTGTCGGCATTGTCCGTACGGATTCGACAAAAAAACGGGTTTACACCGCTAA
- a CDS encoding DUF3291 domain-containing protein — translation MEYHLAQANIALFKAPLTDPVMKEFVDFLEPVNRFAEESKGFIWRLKDEQGRSASYIESPFKDDMMAVNISVREDLPSFKDFVYGSVHSYFLRNKKKWFDLKGTSLFVLWWLPKGELPTLEMAKEKLDALEANGASPSAFTLREFFDPTGKKIDV, via the coding sequence ATGGAATACCACTTGGCCCAAGCGAACATCGCACTTTTTAAAGCTCCGTTGACAGACCCGGTGATGAAAGAGTTTGTTGACTTTTTAGAACCCGTCAACCGCTTTGCCGAAGAAAGCAAGGGCTTTATATGGAGGCTAAAGGATGAGCAGGGCCGTTCGGCATCCTATATCGAGTCGCCCTTCAAAGATGATATGATGGCCGTCAACATCAGTGTACGGGAAGATTTACCGTCGTTCAAAGATTTTGTCTATGGAAGCGTGCACAGCTATTTTCTGCGAAACAAGAAAAAGTGGTTTGACCTAAAGGGTACTTCGTTGTTCGTGTTATGGTGGTTGCCAAAAGGCGAGCTTCCCACTTTGGAAATGGCCAAGGAGAAATTGGATGCCCTCGAAGCGAACGGCGCATCGCCGTCGGCTTTTACCCTGCGGGAGTTCTTTGACCCAACTGGCAAAAAGATCGATGTTTGA
- a CDS encoding 1-aminocyclopropane-1-carboxylate deaminase/D-cysteine desulfhydrase, whose amino-acid sequence MKSRTQQVDLPELREQGIVLCIKREDELHPYISGNKYRKLKYNLERAKEEGHSMLLTFGGAFSNHIVATACAGKENGLNTIGVIRGEELETGWKDNPTLRLASEFGMHLHFVTREAYRQKSAPLFLKTLQNKFGDFYPLPEGGTNALAVKGCLEILSEDDTQFDAVCCAVGTGGTIAGLINSAGANQTVWGYPALKGDFLKDDICKFAANDNWRLITDYHFGGYAKVTRELVDFINDFKKSTGIPLDPIYTGKMLYGILDQVKKGQITRESRILAIHTGGLQGIKGMNLVLKKKKLPLLDI is encoded by the coding sequence TTGAAAAGTAGAACCCAACAAGTTGACCTGCCCGAACTTCGCGAACAGGGTATTGTGCTGTGTATAAAGCGCGAAGATGAACTGCACCCTTATATATCTGGCAACAAGTACCGTAAACTGAAATACAATCTTGAAAGGGCCAAAGAAGAAGGGCATTCTATGCTGCTCACTTTTGGGGGTGCCTTTTCGAACCACATCGTGGCAACGGCCTGTGCCGGTAAGGAAAATGGGCTCAATACCATCGGCGTGATAAGGGGGGAAGAACTGGAAACAGGTTGGAAAGACAACCCCACACTGCGATTGGCCTCAGAATTTGGGATGCATTTACATTTCGTGACAAGGGAAGCCTATCGCCAAAAGTCTGCTCCACTCTTTCTGAAGACCTTGCAAAACAAGTTTGGCGATTTTTATCCACTTCCGGAAGGGGGTACGAATGCCCTGGCGGTAAAGGGCTGCCTAGAGATTCTTTCTGAAGACGACACCCAATTCGATGCTGTTTGTTGCGCTGTCGGCACCGGAGGCACTATCGCCGGGCTTATCAATTCCGCCGGTGCCAATCAGACCGTTTGGGGCTATCCGGCCCTAAAAGGCGATTTTTTGAAAGATGATATTTGTAAATTTGCCGCGAATGATAATTGGCGATTGATCACAGATTATCATTTTGGGGGGTATGCCAAGGTGACCCGCGAGTTGGTGGATTTCATCAATGATTTTAAGAAAAGCACGGGCATTCCCCTAGATCCCATCTACACCGGCAAGATGTTGTACGGTATTCTAGATCAGGTTAAAAAGGGTCAAATTACAAGAGAAAGCCGTATACTGGCCATCCATACGGGAGGCCTTCAAGGCATAAAAGGCATGAACCTTGTACTAAAAAAGAAAAAGTTGCCGTTACTCGACATATGA
- a CDS encoding DUF4136 domain-containing protein: MKTFKAFALPLLALFFLSSCVSVRVVADYDREVDFKDYKTYAFYKTGIDKAQISDLDKRRILKAIEAEMGAKGFVKSQNPDILVSIFTKEREQVDVYNNNFGWGWGWGWGGWYNPWVWGPGWGWGGAWGPNVSTRTQGSLYIDLIDAETKQLVWQGRGVGTLNNTSNVEKKEERIREFVSQILEKYPPIQELAAN, encoded by the coding sequence ATGAAAACATTCAAAGCTTTTGCACTTCCACTGCTTGCCCTGTTTTTTTTAAGCTCATGCGTTTCAGTACGCGTGGTGGCCGATTACGATAGGGAGGTAGATTTCAAAGATTATAAAACCTATGCCTTTTACAAAACGGGTATTGACAAGGCCCAAATCTCCGATCTTGACAAACGGCGCATTCTAAAGGCTATCGAGGCAGAGATGGGTGCAAAGGGCTTTGTTAAATCGCAAAATCCCGACATTTTGGTCAGTATTTTCACCAAAGAAAGGGAACAAGTGGATGTTTACAACAACAACTTCGGCTGGGGCTGGGGCTGGGGTTGGGGTGGCTGGTACAATCCATGGGTCTGGGGTCCTGGCTGGGGCTGGGGCGGTGCCTGGGGGCCTAATGTATCGACCAGAACCCAAGGCTCACTCTACATAGACCTTATAGATGCGGAAACCAAACAGCTTGTTTGGCAAGGGCGTGGCGTAGGCACGCTGAACAACACCTCAAATGTTGAGAAAAAAGAAGAGCGCATTCGTGAGTTTGTCTCACAAATCCTTGAAAAATATCCGCCTATACAAGAACTTGCCGCAAACTAA
- a CDS encoding DUF6607 family protein → MKTNLKMRPVHFLTLFALCAAVVAVAQTKKEKDQAAIKSMCGCYEVSFNFAETFNYADSDAYQPSATKHDKGLEWVQLVEDNDDKIVMQHLLIVGRPDQPKVIKHWRQDWLYENTDLYEYDHDNKWTYTSLPPEAVKGQWTQKVYQVDDSPRYEGSATWVHVDGKSFWENTTDAPLPRREYTKRSDYNVTERTNKHEITAEGWIHDQDNKKIVRKAGAEDMVLAEEKGLNVYKKVADARCKAAQDWWAANQADWALVRDKWNEVFERKQDLQLNAKVDDKRLFDLLFDDEFKKTEQHIDETIEAFIAK, encoded by the coding sequence ATGAAAACAAACCTGAAAATGAGACCCGTACATTTTTTGACCCTATTTGCCCTCTGCGCTGCAGTAGTGGCAGTGGCCCAGACCAAGAAAGAAAAAGACCAAGCGGCCATTAAGAGCATGTGTGGCTGCTACGAGGTCAGCTTTAACTTTGCCGAGACCTTCAACTACGCCGACAGCGATGCCTACCAACCCTCGGCAACCAAACACGACAAGGGGTTGGAGTGGGTGCAATTGGTAGAGGACAATGATGACAAAATCGTCATGCAGCACCTATTGATCGTGGGTCGGCCAGACCAGCCCAAGGTCATCAAGCATTGGCGGCAAGATTGGCTGTATGAGAACACCGACCTGTACGAGTACGACCACGACAACAAATGGACCTACACCTCTTTGCCCCCAGAGGCCGTTAAGGGGCAGTGGACCCAAAAGGTGTACCAAGTAGATGACAGTCCGCGTTATGAGGGCTCAGCCACTTGGGTGCATGTAGATGGCAAAAGTTTTTGGGAAAATACCACCGATGCCCCATTGCCAAGAAGGGAGTACACTAAGCGAAGCGACTACAACGTTACCGAACGTACCAACAAACATGAGATCACCGCCGAAGGTTGGATTCATGATCAAGACAACAAAAAAATTGTTCGTAAGGCCGGTGCTGAAGATATGGTTCTTGCCGAGGAAAAAGGGTTGAACGTCTATAAAAAAGTGGCCGATGCCCGTTGCAAGGCCGCACAAGACTGGTGGGCCGCCAACCAAGCCGATTGGGCCCTTGTACGCGATAAATGGAATGAGGTTTTTGAACGCAAGCAAGACCTACAACTCAATGCCAAGGTAGACGACAAGCGGTTATTTGACCTCTTGTTCGATGACGAATTTAAAAAGACCGAGCAGCATATTGACGAGACCATTGAGGCCTTTATTGCCAAGTAG